One Nitrosomonas sp. PY1 DNA window includes the following coding sequences:
- a CDS encoding FMN-binding glutamate synthase family protein codes for MNFFSRYLVFILVIILNVIVVYYGSTYPFIYAVLFLIGPLLVVGFYDITQNKWTVTRNYPITGHLRTFFYWVRPYLRSYIVEDDLTGTPFSYRARNLVHARARGNIDTQPFGTEQNAYDESYRWIIHSIVPEECLDKSPRVDVGNDQTKKPYSASVFNISAMSFGALSANAIEALNFGAKQGGFYHDTGEGGLSPYHLKHGGDIVWELGSGYFGARDKNGNFDPELFKDQSSVDEVKMTEIKLSQGAKPGHGGLLPAAKVTEEIARVRKVPPYEDCLSPRRHKAFSTPIEMLEFAAQMRDLSGGKPVGIKLCIGKPYEVFAIMKAILKTGIKPEFIVVDGAEGGTGAAPEELSDWVGMPLMDGLILMRNALVGTGLKSSIKLAASGKIYSGMGLAYHMALGADWCNAARAFMFSIGCIQSQRCHLDTCPTGVATQDKLRQRALVPKIQGPRAARFHGKTLEALADIIAAVGLKHPSELKPYHLMHRVGPEKSQTIDTIHTFLPEGILCEAPEDTIYADWWKVAQADSFQPAFDFHEYRVRARN; via the coding sequence AGTTATTATTCTGAATGTCATTGTTGTTTACTATGGTTCGACTTATCCATTCATTTATGCCGTGTTGTTTCTGATAGGCCCATTACTGGTAGTCGGCTTTTACGATATTACTCAGAATAAATGGACTGTTACGCGGAATTACCCAATTACAGGTCATTTACGCACGTTCTTCTATTGGGTGCGGCCTTATTTGCGTAGCTATATCGTTGAAGATGATCTGACTGGTACGCCATTTTCTTATCGTGCACGTAATCTTGTTCATGCTCGTGCTCGCGGTAATATAGATACACAGCCGTTTGGGACTGAACAAAACGCATATGATGAAAGCTATCGCTGGATAATTCATTCGATTGTTCCGGAAGAATGTCTTGACAAATCACCGCGGGTTGATGTGGGCAACGATCAAACAAAAAAGCCATATAGCGCATCGGTTTTCAATATTTCCGCAATGAGTTTTGGCGCGCTTTCGGCCAATGCCATTGAAGCACTCAATTTCGGCGCAAAACAAGGTGGGTTTTATCACGACACAGGAGAGGGCGGTCTTAGTCCTTATCATCTGAAACATGGCGGGGATATTGTTTGGGAGCTAGGATCGGGTTATTTTGGGGCTCGCGATAAAAATGGTAACTTCGACCCAGAGCTCTTTAAAGACCAATCCAGCGTGGATGAAGTCAAAATGACCGAAATCAAACTCTCGCAAGGAGCTAAGCCTGGACATGGCGGATTACTGCCTGCTGCTAAGGTTACAGAAGAGATCGCTCGTGTACGCAAAGTTCCGCCTTATGAGGATTGTTTGTCTCCCCGTAGGCATAAAGCATTTTCTACGCCGATTGAAATGCTCGAATTCGCGGCACAAATGCGCGACTTGTCCGGGGGGAAGCCAGTAGGGATTAAGCTTTGTATCGGGAAACCGTATGAGGTTTTTGCAATCATGAAAGCCATTCTAAAAACGGGTATCAAGCCAGAATTTATTGTCGTTGATGGCGCTGAAGGCGGAACGGGCGCCGCACCCGAGGAGCTCTCCGACTGGGTTGGCATGCCGTTGATGGATGGTTTGATTTTGATGCGTAATGCTCTGGTCGGCACCGGGCTTAAATCCTCAATCAAGCTAGCGGCTAGCGGGAAAATCTATTCTGGTATGGGGTTGGCTTATCATATGGCACTTGGTGCGGACTGGTGCAATGCGGCACGGGCATTTATGTTTTCCATAGGATGCATACAGTCACAGCGCTGCCATTTGGATACTTGTCCCACAGGTGTGGCAACCCAGGATAAGCTTCGTCAACGAGCCTTGGTACCGAAGATTCAAGGTCCCCGCGCAGCTCGTTTTCACGGCAAAACATTGGAGGCGCTTGCGGATATTATAGCGGCTGTGGGTCTTAAGCATCCGAGTGAACTGAAGCCCTATCATCTCATGCATCGTGTTGGTCCAGAGAAATCACAAACGATTGATACTATTCATACTTTCCTGCCGGAAGGGATATTATGTGAAGCACCGGAGGATACGATCTATGCGGATTGGTGGAAAGTAGCACAAGCCGATAGTTTCCAGCCAGCATTTGACTTTCATGAATATCGCGTGAGAGCAAGAAATTGA
- a CDS encoding NADPH-dependent FMN reductase, which produces MIRIIGITGSLRSGSLNTALLRAAANLMPSDSTLEIATLKGIPLYDGDIEANEGIPKAVLVLQEQIAAADGLLLATPEYNNSMPGVFKNATDWLSRPPSGTARIFGDRPVALMGASPGGFGTVLSQNAWLPVLRTLGMRPWFGGRLLVSRAHHIFNESGEMVDEAARKQLQDFLIGFIEFIQAGSKLRR; this is translated from the coding sequence ATGATAAGAATTATCGGAATTACTGGAAGCCTACGAAGCGGTTCGCTTAATACCGCCTTGTTACGCGCGGCTGCGAATTTAATGCCGAGCGATTCTACGTTGGAAATCGCGACACTCAAAGGTATTCCACTCTATGATGGGGATATCGAAGCTAATGAAGGCATTCCAAAAGCAGTTCTTGTGCTGCAAGAGCAAATTGCCGCCGCTGATGGGTTATTGCTAGCTACTCCCGAGTACAATAATTCCATGCCTGGCGTATTCAAAAATGCGACCGACTGGTTGTCGCGACCACCCAGCGGTACTGCGCGAATTTTTGGTGATCGTCCGGTTGCATTGATGGGAGCATCGCCTGGTGGATTTGGTACGGTTTTGTCTCAGAATGCTTGGCTTCCTGTGCTACGGACATTAGGTATGCGTCCATGGTTCGGTGGGCGGCTACTCGTATCGCGAGCACACCATATTTTTAACGAATCGGGTGAGATGGTGGACGAGGCGGCGCGTAAACAACTTCAAGATTTTTTAATTGGATTTATAGAGTTTATTCAAGCTGGTAGCAAGTTGCGGCGTTGA
- a CDS encoding carbonic anhydrase translates to MSNRNITRRQCLVGACGLGGLGLGMALGVKAELSSTKSINIENAEEPYPRNANEALVRLKEGNKRFINDKPYHAHTNITWRSLLVEIQKPFATILGCSDSRVPPEFIFDTGFGELFTIRLAGNIISEDVIGSLQYAVIHLHTPLIVVLGHEGCGAVTATVEEMLDRAKEPERIESLIQLIKPGLSKLDLKQRHNALLSAAVEANVRWSIQQLSVLPERERIDIEKRAVIIGGVYDLATGRVRFLD, encoded by the coding sequence ATGTCGAACCGGAATATCACACGCAGGCAATGTTTAGTAGGAGCCTGCGGTTTGGGTGGTTTGGGCTTGGGGATGGCTTTGGGCGTCAAAGCCGAATTATCTTCCACCAAATCAATCAATATAGAAAATGCGGAGGAACCTTATCCACGTAATGCCAATGAAGCGCTGGTACGATTGAAAGAAGGGAATAAACGCTTCATCAATGATAAACCGTACCATGCGCACACAAACATTACTTGGAGAAGCCTTCTCGTCGAAATCCAGAAGCCTTTTGCCACCATTCTGGGTTGCAGCGATTCCCGCGTGCCTCCTGAGTTCATCTTCGACACCGGATTTGGCGAACTTTTCACGATACGGCTGGCCGGCAATATCATCTCAGAAGACGTAATCGGCTCTTTACAATATGCAGTGATTCATCTACATACGCCATTGATCGTCGTACTGGGTCATGAGGGTTGTGGGGCTGTTACAGCTACTGTGGAAGAGATGCTCGATAGAGCTAAGGAACCAGAACGTATCGAATCGCTGATCCAATTGATTAAACCCGGATTAAGTAAGCTCGATCTGAAGCAACGCCATAATGCTTTGCTGAGTGCTGCCGTAGAGGCCAATGTCCGTTGGTCTATACAGCAATTGTCCGTTCTTCCGGAAAGAGAGCGAATCGATATAGAAAAACGTGCGGTCATCATTGGAGGGGTTTATGATTTGGCGACGGGGCGTGTGCGATTTCTGGATTAA
- a CDS encoding alginate export family protein: MMARLLSYFFLHVFIIAYGEWLFIDRYFFINSANAKDVKLANADQSLFLEEKLSINSSSGPRLHFCCKEDKQDELTKKGANSFISSYKSLRYQEDYRYLRNSPRNTDFWNPIKYISLNNQEDWYLSIGGEMRQRYEFYHNEKYGKEPADPNGNSNIWLQRYMLHGDLHLGANIRVFAQFMSTFEDWRKGGPRPDIDENAFDLHQGFMDLTAKLGSSNSVTLRFGRQEIEYGSGRLISGREVPNNRRSFDAIKLLFILGDWSIDGFVGKPVRNLTGVFDDDRNPNKSLWGAYAIRVWPLLPDGHVDLYYLGYDDRHAIFAQGRGHEVRHTVGARIWGNPFPWKYNFEFVGQFGQFGSNDIRAWAAASDTHYNFSQLPLNPQIGMRADITSGDGKSSTLGTYNPLFPTGAYFNLADLGGPPNFIHIHPSLNLSLTEKLKASFDWGFFWRQNVNDAIYSIATVPIFSPISTVGQKHYSGSSPSFVLTWEPISHITVVASYVHFFPSDFLKTEYAAKEVDYFTTWVTYKF; the protein is encoded by the coding sequence ATGATGGCACGATTGCTTAGCTATTTCTTTTTGCATGTATTCATAATAGCTTATGGTGAATGGCTTTTTATTGATCGATATTTTTTTATAAATTCAGCTAATGCCAAAGATGTGAAGCTCGCCAATGCTGATCAATCATTATTTCTTGAAGAAAAGTTATCTATAAATTCAAGTAGTGGGCCTAGACTCCATTTCTGCTGCAAAGAAGACAAACAGGATGAATTAACTAAAAAAGGAGCTAATTCATTCATCAGCAGTTATAAATCATTGCGTTATCAGGAAGACTATCGCTACCTTAGAAATTCCCCTCGCAACACTGACTTTTGGAATCCAATAAAGTATATCTCTTTAAATAATCAGGAAGATTGGTATTTAAGTATCGGTGGAGAAATGCGACAGCGTTATGAATTTTATCATAATGAAAAATATGGTAAGGAGCCTGCCGATCCAAATGGCAACAGTAATATTTGGCTTCAGCGCTATATGCTCCATGGTGATTTGCATCTAGGCGCAAATATCCGTGTATTTGCCCAGTTTATGAGTACTTTCGAAGATTGGCGGAAAGGCGGCCCCAGACCCGACATAGACGAAAATGCATTTGATCTCCACCAAGGATTTATGGATCTAACTGCTAAGCTCGGCAGCAGTAATTCAGTAACCTTACGCTTTGGCCGACAAGAAATAGAGTATGGCTCGGGACGGTTGATCTCAGGTCGCGAAGTGCCTAATAATCGAAGATCATTCGATGCCATCAAACTGCTATTTATACTAGGAGATTGGTCGATAGACGGCTTTGTTGGCAAACCAGTCAGAAATTTAACCGGCGTATTTGACGATGACCGTAATCCAAATAAGTCGCTATGGGGCGCCTATGCGATTAGAGTTTGGCCACTATTACCCGATGGTCATGTCGATTTGTATTACTTAGGGTACGATGACCGCCATGCCATTTTTGCACAAGGCAGAGGGCACGAGGTTAGGCATACGGTTGGTGCAAGAATCTGGGGAAACCCTTTCCCCTGGAAATATAATTTCGAATTCGTCGGCCAATTTGGTCAATTTGGTTCCAATGATATTAGGGCATGGGCTGCCGCTTCCGATACACATTACAACTTTTCGCAGTTGCCACTAAACCCTCAAATCGGCATGCGAGCAGACATTACCAGTGGAGATGGTAAATCATCTACATTAGGTACCTATAATCCGCTATTTCCTACAGGTGCTTATTTTAACCTTGCAGATTTGGGTGGACCACCCAATTTTATCCATATCCACCCATCGCTCAATTTATCACTAACGGAAAAATTAAAAGCTTCTTTTGATTGGGGATTCTTTTGGCGCCAAAATGTCAACGATGCGATATATTCTATTGCGACCGTGCCCATCTTTTCTCCGATTTCTACTGTTGGCCAGAAGCATTATTCGGGAAGCTCGCCTTCATTCGTGCTAACTTGGGAGCCTATTTCGCATATTACAGTCGTAGCAAGTTATGTGCATTTTTTCCCCAGCGATTTTTTGAAAACCGAATACGCAGCTAAGGAAGTCGATTACTTTACCACTTGGGTAACTTATAAATTCTAG
- a CDS encoding MFS transporter, whose amino-acid sequence MSKSIDTNTSSTSHPGAWEPLQMPMFRIFWLASLGSNIGTWINATTSGWVMTDLSSSPVMVSLVQVATSLPVVMFALIAGALTDTIDHRRYLICTQIWMMLAAAMLAVLTATGQLNAWSLLILTFALGLGTAMAMPALSAAIADLVPRNLLSQAIALNSLSMNLSRSIGPAIGGLLLAQLGAWAAYGVNMISFIGMTIMLWYWRRLPDEHALPPERFFQALRAGLRYSWMASSFRAVLIRATAFIVFASSVWALLPLIARHELAGNPGTYGFLLTSVGVGAVITAITLPRIYKHTTRDRLVFIATIVYALTTLAIATIRNDVLLYIIMAVCGAAWLSVLSSLQVAAQISVPAWVRGRALSLYIMIFFTGMTFGSLLWGKVAAQTNTPVALLISAAGAVIAALIVRKFSLGPQETPDLTPSYHWPHPSIAKEPDKNRGPVLVTIEYEIVLDQRKDFLRAINSLGIIRRRDGAFAWGVFEDLAVPGRYIEIFQVSSWLDHLRQHARITREDQRIQEVVNSFHIGETVPKVSHFAGGAPVSPVSYDSIMTNS is encoded by the coding sequence ATGAGCAAATCTATCGATACCAATACTTCAAGCACTTCGCATCCCGGTGCCTGGGAACCTTTACAGATGCCGATGTTCCGGATATTTTGGCTTGCGTCACTAGGTTCCAACATTGGCACCTGGATCAATGCAACCACATCCGGCTGGGTCATGACCGACCTGTCATCTTCTCCTGTGATGGTATCTCTGGTACAAGTGGCAACCTCGCTACCGGTCGTGATGTTTGCACTCATCGCCGGAGCGCTTACCGATACTATTGATCACCGCCGTTATTTGATCTGCACACAAATTTGGATGATGCTTGCGGCGGCTATGCTGGCTGTACTTACTGCAACGGGTCAACTGAATGCTTGGAGTTTATTAATTTTGACTTTTGCCTTGGGATTAGGCACAGCTATGGCAATGCCAGCATTGAGCGCCGCCATCGCTGACCTCGTTCCTCGAAATCTGCTATCGCAAGCTATTGCATTGAATTCGCTATCGATGAATTTGTCACGATCGATCGGTCCCGCTATCGGTGGTTTGTTATTGGCACAGTTGGGTGCTTGGGCTGCTTATGGCGTTAATATGATTTCGTTCATCGGTATGACAATCATGCTATGGTATTGGAGACGCCTACCGGATGAGCATGCTTTGCCGCCTGAGCGATTCTTTCAGGCATTACGGGCTGGGTTGCGTTATAGCTGGATGGCTTCATCTTTTCGTGCAGTACTGATCCGCGCGACGGCTTTTATTGTCTTCGCGAGTTCTGTTTGGGCGCTGCTTCCTTTAATCGCACGACACGAACTTGCAGGTAATCCAGGAACATATGGTTTTTTGTTGACTTCCGTTGGTGTTGGCGCAGTGATCACTGCTATTACGCTACCGCGTATATACAAGCATACCACTCGAGATCGCTTGGTATTTATCGCAACCATAGTTTACGCATTGACTACTTTGGCTATCGCAACGATCCGAAACGATGTATTACTATATATCATCATGGCGGTTTGCGGTGCGGCATGGCTTAGCGTCTTGTCATCACTGCAAGTTGCCGCACAGATTTCGGTTCCAGCTTGGGTTCGCGGCCGCGCATTGTCTCTTTATATTATGATATTTTTCACCGGTATGACGTTTGGCAGTCTTTTGTGGGGCAAGGTTGCCGCTCAAACCAATACGCCTGTTGCACTGCTGATTTCGGCTGCTGGTGCTGTAATAGCGGCGCTGATAGTACGGAAGTTCAGCCTGGGCCCACAGGAAACACCCGATCTGACTCCGTCTTATCATTGGCCACATCCGTCCATCGCAAAAGAACCGGACAAAAATCGTGGCCCTGTGCTAGTTACGATCGAATACGAGATCGTATTGGACCAACGCAAAGATTTCCTGCGCGCAATAAACTCGCTAGGAATAATCCGGCGCCGTGATGGCGCGTTCGCTTGGGGAGTATTCGAGGATCTTGCCGTACCTGGTCGCTATATAGAGATTTTTCAGGTTAGCTCCTGGCTCGACCACTTGCGTCAACATGCGCGTATAACTCGAGAAGATCAACGCATTCAGGAAGTAGTCAATAGTTTTCATATCGGCGAGACAGTTCCGAAGGTTTCCCATTTTGCTGGTGGAGCCCCGGTATCTCCAGTTTCATACGATTCGATAATGACCAATTCATGA
- a CDS encoding amidohydrolase, translating to MMSSSKIQLILRNGQFTTLDRQHPQAAAVAIADGRFIAVGGDSEVMRLADSNTQVIDLNRRRVIPGLIDSHLHLIRGGLNFNLELRWDGIPSLADAMRRLKEQVARTPAPQWVRVVGGFTEMQFAEKRLPTLDEINAAAPDTPVFILHLYDRALLNRAALRACGYDRNTPNPPGGLIAKDANGEPTGLLLAEPNALILYAALAQGPKLPYDYQINSTRHFMREMNRLGITSVIDAGGGFQNYPDDYKIIEELHQAGELTLRIAYNLFTQKAGEEVTDFAKWTKMIKPGDGDGYYRHNGAGEMLVFSAADFEDFRMPRPDMSPHMENDLEAVVRILVSHRWPFRLHATYNETISRSLDVFEKVNRDIPFDGIHWFFDHAETVTDANLERIAKLGGGIAIQHRMAYQGEYFVQRYGHKAVERTPPYKRMLELGVNVGAGTDATRVASYDPWNALYWLVTGKTLGNLPLYPAANLVDRETALRLYTHANTWFSNEEGVKGQIKPGQYADLAVLSADYFKIPENEIRHLVSVLTVVGGRIVYGDDEFNALSPPLPPAMPDWSPVNHFGGYFKPTANTASLHAFAQTACGCGTSCLVHGHAHGRAYQNAIAAGDQNSFWGALGCSCWV from the coding sequence ATGATGAGCAGCTCTAAAATTCAACTGATCCTTCGCAACGGCCAATTCACCACGCTGGATAGACAGCACCCGCAAGCTGCGGCTGTCGCCATCGCCGATGGTCGTTTCATCGCTGTGGGAGGTGACAGTGAGGTCATGCGTCTGGCGGATAGCAATACGCAAGTGATCGATCTGAATCGCCGACGTGTTATTCCGGGCTTGATCGACTCTCATTTGCATCTTATCCGCGGCGGACTCAATTTCAACCTGGAATTACGCTGGGATGGCATCCCTTCACTGGCCGATGCCATGCGCCGCCTAAAGGAACAGGTGGCACGCACACCCGCACCGCAGTGGGTACGGGTGGTAGGTGGGTTTACTGAAATGCAGTTTGCAGAAAAACGCTTACCGACGCTAGATGAGATCAATGCCGCAGCACCGGATACTCCAGTTTTCATTTTACATCTGTACGACCGTGCTTTGCTAAACCGTGCGGCTCTGCGTGCTTGCGGTTATGACCGTAACACACCCAATCCACCAGGCGGGTTGATCGCCAAAGACGCCAACGGAGAACCGACAGGCCTGCTGCTGGCAGAGCCCAATGCGCTGATCCTGTATGCAGCGCTTGCCCAAGGCCCTAAATTGCCTTATGACTATCAGATCAATTCCACACGCCATTTCATGCGGGAAATGAACCGCTTGGGCATCACCAGCGTCATTGATGCCGGCGGTGGTTTTCAAAATTACCCGGATGACTACAAGATCATTGAAGAATTGCATCAAGCGGGTGAGCTGACCCTGCGCATTGCCTATAACTTGTTTACACAAAAAGCCGGAGAAGAGGTCACCGATTTCGCCAAATGGACAAAGATGATAAAACCTGGCGACGGCGATGGTTACTACCGCCATAATGGCGCAGGTGAAATGTTGGTCTTTTCCGCAGCGGATTTTGAGGATTTCCGCATGCCACGCCCAGATATGTCGCCACACATGGAAAACGATCTGGAAGCTGTGGTACGCATTCTTGTCAGCCATCGCTGGCCATTCCGCCTGCATGCCACTTACAATGAAACCATTTCCCGCTCACTGGATGTCTTCGAGAAAGTGAATCGGGATATTCCCTTTGACGGCATCCACTGGTTTTTCGATCACGCTGAAACTGTGACCGATGCCAATCTTGAACGTATCGCCAAACTGGGTGGCGGTATTGCCATACAGCATCGCATGGCCTATCAGGGCGAATATTTTGTGCAACGATACGGCCATAAAGCTGTGGAACGCACGCCGCCTTATAAACGGATGCTGGAGCTGGGAGTAAATGTGGGTGCAGGTACTGACGCCACCCGCGTAGCCAGCTATGATCCCTGGAATGCGCTGTATTGGCTGGTTACCGGCAAAACTTTGGGAAATCTTCCGCTGTATCCGGCAGCCAATCTCGTCGATCGCGAGACTGCATTACGCCTGTACACACATGCCAATACTTGGTTCTCGAACGAGGAGGGTGTCAAAGGCCAGATCAAACCCGGCCAATATGCCGACTTGGCCGTACTATCCGCCGATTACTTCAAGATTCCGGAAAACGAAATCCGCCATCTTGTGTCAGTGCTGACCGTCGTCGGCGGCCGCATTGTCTATGGTGACGATGAATTCAATGCGCTTTCTCCACCCTTGCCACCAGCTATGCCCGATTGGTCTCCAGTAAATCACTTCGGTGGTTATTTCAAACCGACAGCAAACACAGCATCGCTACACGCATTCGCTCAAACGGCTTGTGGCTGCGGTACTAGCTGCCTTGTACATGGCCATGCACATGGACGCGCTTACCAGAATGCCATAGCTGCCGGCGACCAAAACAGTTTCTGGGGTGCGCTCGGCTGCTCATGCTGGGTATAA
- the ycaC gene encoding isochorismate family cysteine hydrolase YcaC translates to MNKDFKYNRLNKDDAALLLVDHQAGLISLVQDFSPNEFKNNVLAITACGNYFKLPTILTTSFEDGPNGPLVPEIKEMHPNAPYIARPGNINAWDNEDFVKAVKKTGRKQLIIAGVVTEVCVAFPALSAIEEGYEVFVVTDASGTFNEVTRDAAWARMQAAGVQLMSWFGVAAELHRDWRNDIEGLGALFSNYLPNYRNLMTSYFAITKK, encoded by the coding sequence ATGAATAAAGACTTTAAATACAACAGACTTAACAAGGATGATGCCGCTTTACTACTGGTTGATCATCAAGCAGGACTGATTTCTCTGGTGCAGGATTTTTCGCCGAATGAATTCAAAAATAACGTATTGGCCATCACCGCATGCGGCAATTATTTCAAGTTGCCCACCATCCTGACCACCAGTTTCGAAGACGGTCCCAATGGGCCATTGGTTCCGGAAATCAAGGAAATGCATCCTAATGCACCGTATATTGCTCGCCCCGGCAATATCAATGCTTGGGACAATGAAGACTTCGTCAAGGCGGTCAAAAAAACCGGCCGTAAGCAACTCATCATCGCCGGTGTGGTAACTGAAGTCTGCGTGGCTTTCCCGGCGTTATCCGCAATCGAAGAAGGCTACGAAGTATTTGTAGTCACCGATGCTTCCGGCACTTTCAATGAAGTAACCCGCGATGCCGCTTGGGCACGCATGCAAGCCGCCGGGGTGCAACTGATGAGCTGGTTTGGCGTAGCTGCCGAATTGCACCGCGACTGGCGTAACGATATCGAAGGCTTGGGTGCTTTATTTTCTAACTATCTGCCTAACTATCGCAACCTGATGACGAGCTACTTCGCCATTACCAAGAAATAA
- a CDS encoding SnoaL-like domain-containing protein, with product MTLEEKLNDLNQMILKGEILESMDKYYHPDCIVVEKNDVVAKGLEQAKARESELFEGVEAWLKSEIISTAIGENVTMTEWHYEYKHKDLGHKKFDQVAVQHWKDEKIISDRFYALY from the coding sequence ATGACTTTAGAAGAAAAACTCAACGATTTGAACCAGATGATCCTCAAGGGTGAGATTCTGGAATCGATGGATAAGTATTACCATCCCGATTGCATCGTGGTCGAAAAAAACGATGTGGTGGCGAAAGGATTGGAGCAAGCCAAAGCCCGCGAATCCGAATTATTCGAAGGGGTTGAAGCATGGCTCAAATCGGAAATCATATCAACTGCCATAGGAGAAAACGTTACAATGACCGAGTGGCATTATGAATACAAGCATAAAGATCTTGGTCACAAAAAATTCGATCAGGTGGCGGTGCAACACTGGAAAGATGAGAAGATCATCAGCGATCGATTCTACGCACTGTATTAA
- a CDS encoding isochorismatase family protein translates to MSHINPDETLMLLIDHQSGLFQLVKDVPIADLRRNAIALAKIATILKIPVITSASVPDGPNGPLIPEIHEAAPHAQYVGRRGEINVWDSPDFVKAVEATGRKTLILAGTLTSVCMAFPSISAVAAGYKVYAVVDASGNWSKMATDLTIARIVQAGVIPIDTLAVLSELQVTWNRPEAKEFADLYADYPMLHYRLLIESYDKAQAVQKAKH, encoded by the coding sequence ATGAGCCATATCAATCCCGACGAAACTTTGATGCTGCTGATCGATCATCAGAGCGGCTTGTTTCAACTGGTGAAAGATGTTCCAATAGCTGATTTGCGCCGCAATGCTATCGCACTTGCCAAAATTGCTACAATACTCAAGATCCCGGTCATTACTTCTGCTTCCGTTCCGGATGGTCCGAATGGCCCGCTGATTCCGGAAATTCATGAAGCTGCTCCGCATGCGCAATACGTGGGACGCCGCGGCGAAATCAATGTTTGGGATAGTCCTGATTTTGTCAAAGCTGTCGAAGCCACCGGTCGCAAAACGCTGATCCTGGCGGGTACACTGACCAGCGTGTGCATGGCCTTCCCATCTATCAGTGCGGTAGCCGCCGGCTATAAAGTTTATGCTGTGGTGGATGCCTCGGGTAATTGGAGCAAAATGGCTACGGATTTAACCATTGCCCGTATTGTGCAGGCCGGTGTTATTCCTATCGATACACTCGCAGTTCTTTCCGAATTGCAGGTGACTTGGAATCGACCAGAAGCTAAAGAATTTGCCGATCTTTATGCTGATTACCCTATGTTGCATTACCGGCTGTTGATCGAGAGCTACGACAAAGCCCAGGCTGTGCAGAAAGCAAAACATTAG